The DNA sequence CAGTTCTTAACGGATGAAAGATTAAGGAAAATAGAACATTTTTCTCAGGATAGCTCTGATTTTGTACTTCCAGTCATGGAAGATATTTATCAGTTTAGGAATGCTGCGGCGATTGTAAGGTCAGTAGAAGCATGTGGATTCCATAAAGTAGTGGCTATGGAAGAGGAAAATATTTTTAACCCTAATCTTACCGTTACAAAAGGGGCCGAAACATGGGTAGAGGTAAAAAAGATGCCTAAAAATATCTCTTCCCTTCAGGAAATTAAAAATAGCGGGTATAAGATCCTTGCCGTTTCACCGGAAAAGAATGCGGTGATGCTTCCGGATTATCAGATCACAGAGCCTATTGCTTTAGTTTTTGGAACTGAGCTGGAGGGAGTTTCAGAAGAA is a window from the Chryseobacterium sp. T16E-39 genome containing:
- a CDS encoding TrmH family RNA methyltransferase, whose amino-acid sequence is MKDLGQTFEYLKQFLTDERLRKIEHFSQDSSDFVLPVMEDIYQFRNAAAIVRSVEACGFHKVVAMEEENIFNPNLTVTKGAETWVEVKKMPKNISSLQEIKNSGYKILAVSPEKNAVMLPDYQITEPIALVFGTELEGVSEEVLDFADETLAIPMYGFTKSFNVSVAAGICMYELKQKLLKSGIEYKLTEEKLLQMKIRWAVNSIRSGSEILEHYLKA